The Georgenia sp. TF02-10 genome window below encodes:
- a CDS encoding DUF881 domain-containing protein has product MAHLWHRLVASLRGASLATGLVGLVAGLMFATSASVFAGQSSREALDLEDLARAESERLTELQNDNAALRESIQPYLDGQSTTDAPGAGAELDAFAAGRQPVRGPGLQVELWDAPAEARTGELAPDALVVHQQDLEAVMNALWGGGAEAMAVQGHRVVSTTGVRCVGNVLHIEGRTYSPPYRIEAIGDPDQLHEALLADPGVQIYQQYVDAVGLGWSVRDVERMHLPAFEGSLVLHQAQVLAP; this is encoded by the coding sequence ATGGCCCACCTGTGGCACCGCCTCGTGGCGAGCCTGCGCGGCGCCTCCCTCGCTACCGGGCTGGTCGGCCTCGTCGCCGGGCTGATGTTCGCCACGAGCGCCTCGGTCTTCGCGGGCCAGTCCTCCCGGGAGGCCCTCGACCTCGAGGACCTCGCGCGCGCCGAGTCCGAGCGGCTCACCGAGCTGCAGAACGACAACGCCGCGCTCCGCGAGAGCATCCAGCCCTACCTCGACGGGCAGTCCACCACCGACGCGCCCGGCGCCGGCGCCGAGCTGGACGCGTTCGCCGCCGGCCGGCAGCCGGTGCGCGGGCCAGGCCTGCAGGTCGAGCTGTGGGACGCCCCGGCGGAGGCCCGCACCGGCGAGCTCGCCCCCGACGCGCTCGTCGTGCACCAGCAGGACCTCGAGGCCGTGATGAACGCGCTGTGGGGCGGCGGCGCCGAGGCCATGGCCGTCCAGGGGCACCGGGTGGTGTCCACCACCGGGGTGCGGTGCGTGGGCAACGTCCTGCACATCGAGGGCCGGACCTACTCCCCGCCCTACCGGATCGAGGCCATCGGCGACCCGGACCAGCTGCACGAGGCGCTGCTCGCCGACCCAGGGGTGCAGATCTACCAGCAGTACGTCGACGCCGTCGGGCTGGGGTGGTCGGTCCGCGACGTCGAGCGCATGCACCTGCCCGCCTTCGAGGGTTCGCTCGTCCTGCACCAGGCCCAGGTGCTGGCACCATGA
- a CDS encoding aminodeoxychorismate/anthranilate synthase component II yields MSHILVVDNYDSFVYTIVGYLQQLGARTTVVRNDAVPALTGYDGVLISPGPGTPKEAGASMAVIEDCADRELPMLGVCLGHQALAEAFGGTVTHAAELMHGKTSAVEHDGTGVFAGLPSPLTATRYHSLAVVRDTVPAELDITAATASGLVMGLQHRDLPLHGVQFHPESVLTEGGHRLLANWLATTGDAAAVDRSAGLAPRVAHRG; encoded by the coding sequence GTGAGCCACATCCTCGTCGTCGACAACTACGACAGCTTCGTCTACACCATCGTCGGCTACCTCCAGCAGCTCGGGGCCCGGACGACGGTGGTGCGCAACGACGCCGTGCCCGCCCTGACCGGCTACGACGGCGTCCTGATCTCGCCCGGCCCCGGCACGCCCAAGGAGGCCGGCGCGTCGATGGCGGTCATCGAGGACTGCGCGGACCGCGAGCTGCCCATGCTGGGGGTGTGCCTGGGGCACCAGGCGCTCGCCGAGGCGTTCGGCGGCACCGTGACCCACGCCGCGGAGCTCATGCACGGCAAGACCTCCGCGGTCGAGCACGATGGCACCGGGGTCTTCGCCGGGCTGCCGTCCCCGCTCACCGCCACCCGGTACCACTCCCTCGCCGTCGTCCGGGACACCGTCCCCGCGGAGCTGGACATCACCGCGGCGACGGCGTCCGGCCTCGTCATGGGACTGCAGCATCGGGACCTGCCGCTGCACGGGGTGCAGTTCCACCCCGAGTCGGTGCTCACCGAGGGCGGGCACCGGCTGCTCGCGAACTGGCTCGCGACGACCGGGGACGCCGCAGCGGTGGACCGCTCGGCAGGGCTCGCACCCCGGGTGGCGCACCGGGGCTGA
- a CDS encoding cell division protein CrgA, producing MPESKKRKPVTATGEAAAASAAQRPSPRWWAPTMVTLMVLGLAVVVVTYLTKGGYPIPGLGNWNLAIGFGVMIVGFFMTMRWR from the coding sequence ATGCCCGAGTCCAAGAAGCGCAAGCCCGTGACTGCCACCGGCGAGGCCGCCGCCGCGTCGGCGGCACAGCGGCCCAGCCCGCGCTGGTGGGCGCCGACCATGGTGACGCTCATGGTGCTCGGGCTGGCCGTCGTCGTCGTCACGTACCTCACCAAGGGCGGCTACCCCATCCCCGGACTGGGCAACTGGAACCTGGCGATCGGCTTCGGCGTGATGATCGTCGGGTTCTTCATGACCATGCGCTGGCGCTGA
- the pknB gene encoding Stk1 family PASTA domain-containing Ser/Thr kinase yields MDDVPHVLAGRYEVGELIGRGGMAEVHIGYDNRLSRTVAIKILRADLARDVTFQARFRREAQSSAALNHPAIVAVYDTGEERVTSANGQVTAVPFIVMEYVEGHTVRSLLAGGDPVPIEEAVEIVVGVLSALEYSHREGIVHRDIKPGNIMLTPTGAVKVMDFGIARAMTDSAATMTQTHAVVGTAQYLSPEQARGEVVDARSDLYSTGCLLYELLTGQPPFSGDSAVAVAYQHVRETPKPPSAVTPDIPEVLDRVVLKALAKDREDRYADAAHMRADLLAAVRGGEVHAPSAASWAAGAAGTAATTPLAAATATRTLTPPPQAEPPTATGGHADGGPDRPRRSRWWVWLLALLGLAAVAGIVYLLQNPEDGTPPTTTVAVPDMTGMDQVAAREALTDVGLEPSIVDDVPSDDVPEGQFVESDPPVGDEVPEGSTVEIAFSSGPASVTVPDIAGMSQEQARAELDERGLTVGSVKEANADASVDVGAVIGSTPEAGEAVPPGTAVDLVLASGNVELVDLVGMTEAEATGVLDELDLNYRIETQQTAEAAPGTVIGQSHPAGVVERGTTITLTVAEEPPPPPSPSPTPTPTPTATETPTETPTEPATETPTETPTGEDEAGGPPGPNANANARARQNAAERG; encoded by the coding sequence GTGGACGACGTCCCGCACGTGCTTGCCGGCCGGTACGAGGTCGGCGAGCTCATCGGACGCGGTGGCATGGCCGAGGTGCACATCGGCTACGACAACCGGCTCTCCCGGACCGTCGCCATCAAGATCCTGCGCGCCGACCTGGCCCGCGACGTCACCTTCCAGGCCCGCTTCCGCCGCGAGGCGCAGTCCTCCGCGGCGCTGAACCACCCGGCGATCGTCGCGGTCTACGACACCGGCGAGGAGCGCGTCACCAGCGCCAACGGGCAGGTCACCGCCGTGCCCTTCATCGTCATGGAGTACGTCGAGGGCCACACCGTCCGCTCCCTGCTGGCCGGCGGCGACCCGGTGCCGATCGAGGAAGCGGTCGAGATCGTCGTCGGGGTGCTCTCCGCCCTGGAGTACTCCCACCGCGAGGGCATCGTGCACCGGGACATCAAGCCCGGGAACATCATGCTCACCCCCACCGGGGCGGTGAAGGTGATGGACTTCGGCATCGCCCGGGCGATGACGGACTCCGCCGCCACGATGACCCAGACCCACGCCGTCGTCGGCACCGCGCAGTACCTCTCCCCCGAGCAGGCCCGCGGGGAGGTGGTCGACGCCCGCTCGGACCTGTACTCCACCGGGTGCCTGCTCTACGAGCTGCTCACCGGCCAGCCGCCGTTCTCCGGGGACTCCGCGGTCGCCGTCGCCTACCAGCACGTCCGGGAGACGCCCAAGCCGCCGTCGGCGGTCACCCCCGACATCCCCGAGGTCCTGGACCGGGTCGTGCTCAAGGCCCTGGCCAAGGACCGGGAGGACCGCTACGCCGACGCCGCCCACATGCGCGCCGACCTCCTCGCCGCGGTCCGCGGCGGCGAGGTGCACGCCCCGTCCGCCGCGTCCTGGGCGGCCGGCGCGGCGGGCACCGCGGCGACCACCCCGCTGGCGGCCGCCACCGCCACCCGCACGCTCACTCCGCCGCCGCAGGCGGAGCCGCCGACGGCGACCGGCGGGCACGCCGACGGCGGCCCGGACCGGCCGCGCCGGTCCCGCTGGTGGGTCTGGCTGCTCGCGCTGCTCGGCCTCGCCGCGGTCGCCGGGATCGTGTACCTGCTCCAGAACCCCGAGGACGGCACGCCGCCGACGACCACGGTCGCGGTGCCGGACATGACCGGCATGGACCAGGTCGCCGCGCGGGAGGCGCTGACCGACGTCGGGCTGGAGCCGAGCATCGTCGACGACGTCCCCTCCGACGACGTCCCGGAGGGGCAGTTCGTCGAGTCCGATCCGCCGGTGGGAGATGAGGTGCCGGAGGGCAGCACGGTCGAGATCGCCTTCTCCTCCGGCCCGGCGTCGGTCACGGTCCCGGACATCGCCGGCATGTCCCAGGAGCAAGCGCGCGCGGAGCTGGACGAGCGCGGGCTGACGGTCGGGTCGGTGAAGGAGGCGAACGCCGACGCCTCGGTGGACGTCGGCGCGGTGATCGGCTCCACCCCGGAGGCCGGCGAGGCGGTCCCGCCGGGCACCGCCGTCGACCTCGTCCTGGCCAGCGGCAACGTCGAGCTGGTGGACCTGGTGGGCATGACCGAGGCGGAGGCCACCGGCGTCCTGGACGAGCTGGACCTGAACTACCGCATCGAGACCCAGCAGACGGCGGAGGCCGCCCCCGGCACCGTCATCGGCCAGTCCCACCCGGCCGGCGTCGTCGAGCGGGGCACGACGATCACCCTCACGGTGGCCGAGGAGCCGCCCCCGCCGCCGAGCCCGTCCCCCACCCCGACGCCCACACCGACGGCGACCGAGACGCCCACGGAGACGCCCACCGAGCCCGCGACGGAGACCCCGACGGAGACGCCGACCGGGGAGGACGAGGCGGGCGGGCCGCCCGGGCCGAACGCGAACGCCAACGCCCGGGCGCGGCAGAACGCCGCCGAGCGGGGCTGA